The Brevinema andersonii genome has a window encoding:
- a CDS encoding vWA domain-containing protein encodes MIFVNVQQLPLIISIFCILSGLIIFIYIRRNIVLKKFLPPILIQKINKNFIPLIRPLKLMLLLTTTSMIGLSLLDPRGNSLTSNIQLEGIDIMMVFDVSRSMDVQDVTPSRLSAAKKIAEQISDLLVGNRIGLVAFAADAFRMLPLTTDVDSIILFIQELSSNLITSQSTDINKALAEALKGFSDDVLTHKAILLFTDGENLDGNIKHSINQIKEKGISLFIIGMGTPEGGTVPLYNNGQYIGNFKTLTGTEIISKLDTQYLNNLASQSQGYYFSGGSSAAIEIVSKLDALEKTPFGSNTQSFLEPKFRIFILIALLSLLLFLFLPERKFLLPLILLCQLPAYGLGTERQAYEAYNKGEYSTALRYYQRLLSKNPKNDKAKFAESATLYRLERNDRAIAGFTALTNNKNEKIAKKALFNLGNSKVAVQEFDDALDIFKNLLKTEPIKSKLYQKALTNYLYVQALKQQQMQNNQQKNENNEEKNNQKNESSEQKNQENNIENTKESSDNSDSEQKTPVKPVSPKDIDNLLGIAREEEKQNLSRQYGKQNNNIINQNKY; translated from the coding sequence ATGATTTTTGTTAATGTACAGCAATTACCTCTTATTATTAGCATTTTTTGTATATTGTCGGGATTAATTATTTTTATTTATATTCGACGAAATATCGTATTGAAAAAATTTTTACCCCCTATTTTAATACAAAAAATCAATAAAAACTTTATACCGTTAATAAGACCTCTTAAGTTAATGCTTCTACTGACAACAACATCAATGATTGGCTTGTCATTACTAGATCCACGCGGCAATTCATTGACATCCAATATCCAACTTGAAGGCATCGATATAATGATGGTCTTTGATGTGTCGCGCAGTATGGATGTTCAAGATGTTACCCCTTCACGCTTATCAGCTGCAAAAAAAATAGCAGAACAAATTAGTGATTTGCTTGTAGGCAACCGCATTGGATTAGTAGCATTTGCAGCAGATGCATTTAGGATGCTTCCTCTAACAACCGATGTTGACAGTATCATTCTTTTTATTCAGGAATTATCTTCAAATCTTATAACTTCTCAAAGCACTGACATTAATAAAGCATTAGCAGAAGCATTAAAAGGGTTTTCGGATGATGTCCTCACGCATAAGGCTATTTTGTTATTTACAGATGGCGAAAATCTTGACGGCAATATTAAGCATAGTATCAATCAGATTAAAGAAAAAGGAATTAGTTTATTTATTATTGGGATGGGAACACCTGAAGGTGGAACTGTACCCCTTTACAACAATGGCCAATATATCGGAAATTTCAAAACACTCACCGGTACAGAAATAATTTCAAAGCTTGATACTCAATATTTAAATAATTTAGCATCTCAAAGTCAAGGCTATTATTTTTCAGGGGGATCATCTGCTGCCATAGAAATTGTTTCTAAATTAGATGCATTAGAAAAAACTCCTTTTGGTTCCAATACACAAAGTTTTTTAGAGCCAAAATTTCGTATTTTTATTTTAATTGCCCTATTGTCCTTGCTTTTATTTTTGTTTTTGCCGGAAAGAAAATTTTTGTTACCCCTTATACTGCTCTGTCAACTTCCGGCTTACGGACTAGGCACAGAAAGGCAAGCCTATGAAGCCTATAACAAGGGAGAATATTCAACGGCATTGCGGTATTATCAGCGACTGCTTTCAAAAAATCCAAAAAATGACAAAGCAAAATTCGCCGAAAGCGCTACACTTTATCGACTCGAACGCAATGATCGTGCGATCGCCGGCTTTACAGCTCTAACCAACAATAAAAACGAAAAAATAGCTAAAAAAGCATTATTTAACTTGGGAAATTCTAAAGTTGCTGTTCAGGAATTCGATGATGCATTAGATATTTTCAAAAATCTGCTTAAAACAGAACCAATTAAATCCAAATTATATCAAAAAGCATTAACAAACTATCTTTACGTGCAAGCACTCAAACAACAGCAAATGCAAAATAATCAACAGAAAAATGAAAATAATGAAGAAAAAAATAATCAAAAGAATGAGTCCTCAGAACAAAAAAATCAAGAGAATAATATTGAAAATACAAAAGAGTCATCAGACAACTCGGACAGTGAACAAAAAACTCCTGTCAAGCCGGTATCTCCTAAAGATATAGATAATTTACTTGGAATAGCAAGAGAAGAAGAAAAACAAAATTTATCCCGACAATACGGAAAACAAAATAATAATATTATTAATCAAAATAAATATTAA
- a CDS encoding ABC transporter permease family protein, with translation MKKRTLKKIINLQLKQRFFLWLSGSLMITMLLTAGTLMQSIQFQLKQHNFHYYTSHAQVYSALFRDYDTYNTSTWWTNQNRNISQLKTQEFIRGITRRSKLPALYKGEESYPLCLIITESNDSSVFSPFMMVRNTQKTIPKGLIYISEATAEKLHLRLNDTVKIYIPSLNITLTNLKVGNIYSSPDAFYQKFSAFVGQESLIEILSNTMQSYHIRYYASPFYQIQISNTLPQINDSRVKLGDNNILYQLFMFSTYKQHILNILLLGYTLFGLIVFTISYQHYSRMQAILNPYCFCWGIKTPNLSGYLFLEGFKIIVLCSLTAIIFHILIILAGIKIPLDIFYNTSGLYPQFNINIRESLLLFDVEFVFWTVLWGIIIFTLIFISNFYGFQFIQNILLSDSYLGYIIGGLIIIGFCGFLNGNDYLYSVYAQKGRDNQWKNYYFGDWQLYPKDQIPYASLKLPLKNVVFNFDALTNKNYHYMGILQTTGRAIVPIAINSEITTNARDINIFGIRGNYFAPFDDVIKNSENYQSTIGKHIADTFPDTQILSLEVQTDNGLINITEPINNIKDFGDDFLNNSIFINLDTLNQRMNFLKNTVSKIQFSLISSKELAVFSNKQLQLHYFSDQKKYWTVLENFLFKLIKIKFFISTFIIFYFIKNIFFFIISQNRKILLHYQLWGEKPPHTYRTFYLYLVAAYISGIFLAGIKNIYYTVIETNLPQYLILPGFTIMKQQFSIDIFTFLISCIATIFISLIVYGIFTLSLSRVLLNSVNNSYALNIKSRSF, from the coding sequence ATGAAAAAAAGAACCCTAAAAAAAATTATTAATCTTCAACTTAAGCAGAGATTTTTTTTATGGCTTTCTGGAAGTTTAATGATAACAATGCTCCTGACGGCCGGCACTTTAATGCAGAGTATACAGTTCCAACTAAAACAACATAATTTCCATTATTATACATCACATGCTCAAGTTTATTCAGCACTATTTCGAGACTACGATACATATAACACATCAACATGGTGGACCAATCAAAATCGTAATATTTCACAACTGAAAACTCAAGAATTTATTCGAGGAATTACACGCCGTTCGAAATTGCCGGCTTTATATAAAGGAGAAGAATCATATCCGCTATGTCTTATTATCACAGAGTCTAATGATTCTTCCGTATTTTCGCCTTTTATGATGGTGAGGAATACACAAAAAACTATTCCCAAAGGGCTTATTTATATCAGTGAAGCCACGGCAGAAAAACTCCATCTCAGATTAAATGATACTGTTAAAATCTATATTCCCAGTCTCAATATTACTTTAACCAACTTAAAAGTTGGTAATATTTATTCCAGTCCCGATGCTTTTTATCAAAAATTTTCAGCTTTCGTTGGGCAGGAAAGCTTAATAGAAATCTTATCCAACACTATGCAGTCATATCATATAAGATATTATGCTTCTCCTTTTTATCAAATTCAAATATCCAACACTTTACCCCAAATCAATGATTCTCGTGTTAAATTGGGGGATAATAATATTTTATATCAACTTTTTATGTTTTCGACTTATAAGCAACATATTCTAAATATTCTACTGTTGGGTTATACATTATTCGGATTAATTGTATTTACCATCAGTTATCAGCACTATTCACGTATGCAAGCAATTTTGAATCCCTACTGTTTTTGTTGGGGAATTAAAACACCTAATTTAAGTGGTTATTTATTTTTAGAAGGCTTTAAAATAATAGTTTTATGTTCTTTGACAGCTATTATTTTTCATATTTTAATTATTTTAGCAGGAATAAAGATTCCCCTTGACATTTTCTACAATACTTCTGGCCTTTATCCACAATTCAATATAAATATTCGTGAAAGTTTATTATTGTTTGATGTAGAATTTGTATTCTGGACAGTATTATGGGGTATAATTATTTTTACGCTGATATTTATTTCAAATTTTTATGGATTTCAGTTTATTCAAAATATCTTATTATCAGACAGTTACTTAGGATATATTATTGGAGGTTTGATAATTATCGGATTTTGTGGATTTTTGAATGGTAATGATTATTTATATTCAGTTTATGCCCAAAAAGGCCGTGACAATCAATGGAAAAATTATTATTTTGGCGATTGGCAACTTTATCCCAAGGATCAAATCCCATATGCTTCACTAAAACTGCCCTTAAAAAATGTCGTATTTAATTTTGATGCTTTGACCAACAAAAATTATCATTATATGGGTATCCTGCAAACCACAGGTCGTGCTATTGTACCGATTGCAATCAATAGCGAAATCACTACTAATGCGCGCGATATTAATATTTTTGGTATTCGAGGTAATTATTTTGCTCCTTTTGATGACGTCATTAAAAATAGTGAAAATTATCAATCAACAATAGGAAAACATATTGCAGATACTTTTCCAGATACTCAAATTCTATCTTTAGAGGTACAGACAGACAACGGTCTCATAAATATTACAGAACCGATAAACAATATTAAGGATTTTGGTGATGATTTTCTTAATAACAGTATTTTTATAAATTTAGACACATTAAACCAACGTATGAATTTCCTTAAAAACACCGTAAGTAAAATACAATTTTCTCTTATTTCAAGTAAAGAATTAGCTGTTTTCAGTAACAAACAACTTCAACTTCATTATTTTTCTGATCAGAAAAAATATTGGACCGTTTTGGAAAATTTCCTGTTCAAACTAATAAAAATAAAATTTTTTATTAGTACTTTTATTATTTTTTACTTCATTAAAAACATTTTTTTCTTTATTATTTCTCAGAACAGAAAAATACTATTACATTACCAGTTATGGGGAGAAAAACCACCACATACTTATAGAACTTTTTATTTATATTTAGTAGCAGCATATATAAGTGGAATTTTTCTTGCCGGGATTAAAAATATTTATTATACTGTCATAGAGACCAATCTACCTCAATACTTAATTTTGCCGGGATTTACCATTATGAAACAACAATTTTCAATAGATATTTTTACTTTTCTGATCAGCTGTATTGCTACTATCTTTATTTCCCTTATTGTGTATGGCATCTTTACACTATCTTTATCCCGTGTTTTACTCAATTCAGTGAATAACTCATATGCATTAAATATTAAATCCAGGAGTTTTTAA
- a CDS encoding ABC transporter ATP-binding protein yields the protein MLAELKNIKKIVQDASESRVLLSDISFTLDDNDIIALVGTSGAGKTALLRILGCLDSTTQGEYILNGNNVSGLSESGLAVVRRKSIGFLGFEPEFLETMSVEECLEFPFSGLSLSSKEKRNKILEILEFIGLLSKLKTSLKQLPFPEKMHIAAARAFIKRPALIIADEPGKKLHSYESAALFDLLVALRREYGGTLIFSTYDPAHLKKAYRLFYMKNGKIIKIEDV from the coding sequence ATGTTAGCCGAATTGAAAAACATCAAGAAAATTGTTCAAGATGCTTCGGAAAGCCGTGTTTTATTAAGCGATATCAGTTTTACTTTAGACGATAATGATATTATTGCTTTAGTAGGAACTTCCGGTGCTGGAAAGACAGCTCTTTTGAGAATTCTAGGCTGTTTGGACAGCACCACTCAAGGCGAATACATCTTGAACGGAAATAATGTTTCAGGATTATCGGAAAGTGGTTTAGCAGTTGTGCGCCGGAAATCTATTGGATTTTTAGGATTCGAACCCGAATTTTTGGAAACTATGAGTGTCGAAGAATGTTTAGAATTTCCATTTAGTGGTTTATCTTTGTCATCCAAAGAAAAACGGAACAAAATTCTAGAAATTTTAGAATTTATCGGCCTGCTCTCTAAATTGAAAACCTCCTTAAAACAATTGCCATTTCCTGAAAAAATGCATATTGCAGCAGCACGCGCTTTCATCAAAAGGCCAGCACTGATTATTGCAGACGAACCAGGAAAAAAACTTCATTCTTATGAATCTGCAGCATTATTTGACTTATTAGTAGCTCTCCGACGAGAATATGGAGGCACCCTGATCTTTTCGACATATGATCCTGCACATCTCAAAAAAGCATATAGACTGTTTTATATGAAAAACGGAAAAATTATTAAAATAGAAGACGTGTAG
- a CDS encoding DJ-1/PfpI family protein — protein MQKKILILAAQGFEELELLTPAALWRRAGFQAVIASISSDLNVTGQQNITIRADILLKAENIQEFDMLFIPGGKGYIHIAESEIAMKTIDYFVSNKKGVAAICAGPTVLAQAGYLNGKKVVCYPAMKDLLKEAVWTDQKVVYDPPFLTGKGAGVSAELAFTAMELLSGPDLVLHVKQTAIFD, from the coding sequence ATGCAAAAAAAAATATTAATTTTAGCAGCACAAGGTTTTGAAGAATTAGAACTCCTAACACCTGCTGCACTTTGGAGAAGAGCTGGATTTCAGGCAGTTATAGCAAGTATTTCTTCGGATTTGAACGTTACAGGGCAACAAAATATCACTATTCGAGCTGATATTTTGTTGAAAGCTGAAAATATTCAAGAGTTTGATATGCTTTTTATTCCCGGTGGCAAAGGATACATACATATCGCTGAATCGGAAATAGCAATGAAAACTATTGATTATTTTGTTTCGAATAAAAAGGGGGTTGCTGCAATTTGTGCTGGTCCGACAGTTCTTGCTCAAGCTGGATATCTCAATGGTAAAAAGGTCGTTTGTTATCCTGCAATGAAAGATCTGCTTAAGGAGGCAGTCTGGACCGATCAAAAAGTAGTTTATGATCCTCCTTTTCTGACAGGGAAAGGCGCTGGAGTTTCTGCAGAATTGGCATTCACAGCAATGGAACTTCTCTCAGGTCCAGATTTGGTACTGCATGTCAAACAAACCGCTATTTTCGATTAG
- a CDS encoding alpha-amylase family glycosyl hydrolase, translated as MENQSIRLYNLFPRYYENCLQWSQEFQRIKNMGFNAIYINPFHYAGFSGSLYAPKDYYAINPIFIDPISDKEPFEQLREMLQAAHDLKLKVIMDLVINHTAKDHTFTNEHCSWYVHDNNNELMSPGAWENGAWISWGDLAQIDNASSPDKEALWNYWKELICFYIDLGFDGFRADAAYQVPQDLWKELIQTARNVSPHILFFAESLGGTLEQSEVLAQCGFDYLFSSAKWWDFKEPWFFEQHNALSPLIKSIAFPESHDTARVASELNNNIAIIKRKLSFTGLISAGWMIITGTEYGWQHKPNVLTTSPSDKENMVLDLQNFITNINHLRDQFPIFNSEGIIIPRDHENISHILCFEKINTTTDQCLLFVINKTISDTAFHTFNFTDFLQSIETPQLIFSSTDDYHFEQSQIPLKPAEIKLFLFEKRKS; from the coding sequence ATGGAGAACCAATCGATACGTCTTTATAATTTATTTCCGCGCTATTACGAAAATTGCCTTCAATGGAGCCAGGAATTCCAGCGTATCAAAAATATGGGATTTAATGCCATTTATATTAATCCGTTTCATTATGCGGGATTTTCTGGCAGTTTGTATGCACCTAAAGATTATTATGCGATAAATCCCATCTTTATTGATCCGATATCAGATAAAGAACCTTTTGAACAGCTTCGTGAAATGTTACAAGCAGCACATGATTTGAAATTAAAAGTTATTATGGATCTTGTGATCAACCACACAGCAAAAGATCATACTTTTACAAACGAACACTGTAGTTGGTACGTGCACGATAACAACAACGAATTAATGAGCCCTGGAGCTTGGGAAAACGGCGCTTGGATTTCATGGGGAGATTTAGCACAAATAGATAATGCATCATCACCAGATAAAGAAGCTTTATGGAATTACTGGAAAGAACTGATTTGCTTTTATATTGATCTTGGTTTTGATGGTTTTCGTGCTGATGCAGCTTACCAAGTGCCTCAAGATTTATGGAAAGAACTTATTCAAACTGCCCGTAATGTTAGTCCTCATATATTGTTTTTTGCAGAAAGTTTAGGTGGAACTTTGGAGCAGTCAGAAGTTTTAGCTCAATGTGGATTTGATTACTTATTCAGTAGCGCAAAGTGGTGGGATTTTAAAGAGCCTTGGTTTTTTGAACAGCATAATGCACTTAGTCCCCTCATCAAATCCATAGCATTTCCAGAATCTCATGATACAGCACGTGTAGCTTCGGAATTAAATAACAACATAGCGATCATTAAAAGAAAACTTAGTTTTACCGGTTTGATATCAGCCGGTTGGATGATTATTACAGGCACGGAATATGGTTGGCAACACAAACCCAACGTATTAACAACAAGTCCTTCAGATAAAGAAAACATGGTGCTTGATTTACAAAATTTTATTACAAATATTAATCATTTACGTGATCAATTCCCGATTTTTAACAGTGAAGGGATCATTATTCCACGGGATCACGAAAATATCTCTCATATCTTATGTTTTGAAAAAATAAATACAACAACTGATCAGTGTTTACTTTTTGTCATTAACAAGACTATTTCTGATACCGCTTTCCATACATTTAATTTCACTGATTTTCTGCAAAGCATAGAAACTCCTCAACTAATTTTTTCAAGTACCGATGACTACCACTTCGAACAAAGCCAAATTCCACTCAAGCCTGCAGAAATAAAATTATTTCTTTTTGAAAAGAGAAAATCATGA
- a CDS encoding LPS-assembly protein LptD — protein MYLKQIVYFFLALLWIPDFVYAQILDNRDLPPESLRQKPPFVPTDRSAARNKNTGEFFVLDNADDIVIQDQTDTDVFEITMTGNVRVRFDNNYIKTEKMIITVKDSRVINIGAYGNVEFTFGESKYLAESINYQPDMERGVMYNVRSTMGASFGTTPDIPWFYTSERVTIQGPDRFVLENITLSTSDSRFDHYSVFATKLWYLQGKIALAAGIQYKVGQASFVWLPMFFQLEGGSGIHTSFGNEKRIGYYFINNYILESKIGKFWFGFDIYERQGQYFKLEYTAPSYGILKSLKFNLDLANDVRIVKNGDLYSQWIYPQFNPAGELERMTQFGWHYKIDLSLATNDINVNINFEDLNDPFFMSKYSYRSRFDNSKSINFFELLNPTQNSWFGYQGDAQPQVASLTRGFTVNTGRLAIKGNWELIRITRPNNSNQFLNSYYAYKVRNLTLPEISYDFGTLNLVDYKYSTKAGATIIDSTGKIRKMLFSQIPRLERILEGRSNRIITRTFVTQADNTTKLVFETNWEKITITNIVTNDYEWLNIKTTANVSASYTAQQTFGTNSSSTVTDFNTLTNTNWTSLADLYRHEEKGMLNYSMGMFNNALTFKNGLNFNYTEQWSSYGESYTNSQRISGFKLDYQIGTTFQPKLLWNDAELDRVSIPLDISVDFTYPAYYLLRMQDNYLKESSLNWKNSIAVEAFQWRRIPILGLKLGADWTLRYRVPTDEQQKKFDNDPSDIYINNKIYDRITARGTASILWFNIGTETTIDILRTETNRTDSIFGNDPSKRFIGGDPKLLIQFQPDSKYHYIPKLIYRYSLLTNYSFNLEIVWDAKLKNWQVPALYPFIYEIEEFGFVTRYYQDFVNLRNSYLSLDFVMSMKFTRYLTFKFSSKMLNNKIYLYYGGIYNGESVLAPGETPKDFWQDLGNSLKIWDQAALKRTSFKLQTLNFELIHDLQTWDMRLIFKLGRRIDDVKQIAFWEPYIGVAFTMKGANAANIFPEFQKRFIPVEYQ, from the coding sequence TTGTATCTTAAACAGATTGTGTATTTTTTTCTTGCGTTATTGTGGATACCTGACTTTGTCTATGCGCAGATTCTCGATAATCGGGACCTTCCACCCGAATCTCTCCGGCAAAAACCTCCTTTTGTTCCCACTGATAGATCAGCGGCTCGGAATAAGAATACAGGTGAATTTTTTGTTTTAGACAACGCAGATGATATAGTTATTCAAGACCAAACCGATACCGATGTCTTCGAGATCACTATGACAGGAAATGTACGGGTACGTTTCGATAACAACTATATCAAAACCGAAAAAATGATCATTACTGTGAAAGATTCCAGGGTTATCAATATCGGTGCGTACGGTAATGTTGAATTTACTTTTGGTGAAAGTAAATATCTCGCTGAGAGCATTAATTATCAGCCTGATATGGAACGTGGCGTTATGTATAACGTCCGGTCGACAATGGGAGCTAGTTTTGGAACGACGCCCGATATACCATGGTTTTACACATCCGAACGCGTTACTATTCAAGGTCCAGATCGCTTTGTGCTAGAAAATATTACGCTTTCGACATCAGATTCACGCTTCGATCACTATTCGGTATTTGCTACGAAATTATGGTATCTTCAGGGTAAAATTGCACTTGCAGCTGGTATTCAGTACAAAGTGGGGCAGGCAAGTTTCGTATGGTTGCCAATGTTTTTCCAGCTTGAAGGTGGTTCTGGTATTCATACCAGCTTCGGCAATGAAAAACGCATTGGCTACTACTTCATCAATAACTATATCTTGGAATCGAAAATTGGTAAATTTTGGTTTGGTTTTGATATCTACGAGAGGCAAGGGCAGTATTTCAAACTCGAGTACACAGCGCCATCCTATGGAATTCTGAAAAGTTTAAAATTTAATTTAGATCTAGCCAACGATGTCCGTATTGTCAAAAACGGTGATCTTTACTCACAGTGGATCTATCCACAGTTCAATCCTGCTGGCGAGCTTGAACGTATGACGCAGTTCGGCTGGCACTATAAAATTGATCTTTCGCTAGCGACTAACGATATTAACGTCAATATTAACTTCGAAGATTTGAACGATCCGTTTTTTATGTCTAAATACAGCTACCGTTCACGTTTTGATAATTCGAAGAGCATCAATTTTTTTGAACTGCTCAACCCGACGCAAAATTCATGGTTCGGCTACCAGGGTGACGCACAGCCTCAAGTGGCCAGCTTAACACGTGGATTTACGGTCAATACTGGTAGGTTGGCTATCAAGGGCAACTGGGAGCTGATTCGAATCACTCGCCCTAATAATTCCAACCAATTCCTTAACAGCTATTACGCGTACAAGGTTCGAAACCTTACATTGCCCGAAATTTCCTACGATTTTGGCACTCTTAATCTAGTTGACTACAAATATTCGACCAAAGCAGGAGCAACTATTATCGATTCCACAGGAAAAATCCGTAAAATGCTCTTCAGCCAAATCCCAAGACTCGAACGGATTTTGGAGGGCCGTTCAAACCGTATTATTACGCGTACTTTTGTCACGCAAGCTGATAATACAACAAAATTAGTTTTTGAAACAAACTGGGAAAAAATAACAATTACCAACATCGTTACTAATGATTACGAGTGGCTCAACATAAAAACCACTGCTAACGTAAGTGCTAGTTATACAGCTCAGCAGACTTTTGGCACAAACAGCTCTAGTACAGTCACTGATTTTAATACTCTTACAAATACCAACTGGACCTCTCTGGCTGATTTATATCGGCATGAAGAAAAAGGCATGCTAAATTATTCGATGGGAATGTTTAATAATGCATTGACCTTCAAAAATGGCTTGAACTTCAACTATACCGAGCAATGGTCGTCATACGGTGAAAGTTATACCAACAGCCAGCGTATTTCTGGTTTCAAGCTGGATTATCAAATTGGTACAACTTTCCAGCCTAAGCTTTTGTGGAATGATGCGGAACTTGACAGAGTGTCGATACCGCTGGATATTTCAGTCGACTTCACATATCCAGCCTACTATTTGCTGCGTATGCAGGATAATTATTTAAAAGAAAGTTCTCTAAATTGGAAAAATAGTATTGCTGTAGAAGCGTTTCAATGGCGGCGCATTCCGATTTTAGGCTTGAAGTTGGGTGCTGACTGGACATTACGCTACCGTGTACCTACCGATGAACAACAGAAAAAATTTGACAATGACCCTTCTGATATCTACATTAACAACAAAATTTATGATAGGATCACAGCCCGTGGAACAGCTTCGATTTTGTGGTTTAATATTGGTACAGAAACTACTATTGATATTCTGCGCACTGAAACGAATCGTACAGATTCTATTTTTGGGAATGATCCTTCCAAACGTTTTATCGGAGGTGATCCGAAACTGCTTATTCAATTTCAGCCGGATAGCAAATACCACTATATTCCCAAACTGATCTATCGTTATTCATTGCTGACTAATTATAGTTTCAATCTTGAGATAGTCTGGGACGCCAAACTCAAAAACTGGCAGGTGCCGGCTTTGTATCCTTTCATCTACGAGATTGAAGAATTTGGTTTTGTAACGCGTTATTATCAGGATTTCGTTAACCTTAGGAACTCGTATTTAAGCTTGGATTTTGTGATGTCGATGAAATTCACTCGTTATTTGACGTTTAAATTTTCGTCAAAAATGCTTAATAACAAAATATATCTTTATTATGGAGGCATTTATAATGGGGAATCGGTGTTGGCACCGGGTGAGACGCCTAAAGATTTTTGGCAAGATCTTGGTAATAGTTTGAAAATTTGGGATCAAGCAGCCTTAAAACGCACTAGCTTCAAGCTCCAGACTCTTAATTTTGAACTTATTCACGACCTCCAAACTTGGGATATGCGTCTTATTTTCAAATTGGGCCGGCGCATCGACGATGTAAAACAAATAGCATTCTGGGAGCCGTATATTGGTGTTGCCTTTACAATGAAAGGCGCAAATGCTGCAAATATTTTCCCCGAATTCCAAAAACGCTTTATTCCTGTAGAATATCAATAA
- the tgt gene encoding tRNA guanosine(34) transglycosylase Tgt: MKRFPFFVENSDSYARACTLTLPHGMVQTPIFMPVGTQGSVKTLSREELEDMGASIVLANSYHLFLRPGVEFFSEYGGLHKFSGWNHNFLTDSGGFQIFSLPGMRRISDDGVCFQSHLDGRQHFLTPEIMVQIQQAIGADIMMVLDECVPGNASYNSTLSALKRTTAWAERAKIEFLKLNIDNQFAFGIVQGGVFEDLRKESAKQLRDLDFPGYSIGGLSVGESKEEMYCMLDVLTDEMPVDKPRYLMGVGVPEDILEGIARGVDMFDCVFPTRVARHGTAFTRDGRINLRTQIFTYDTRPIDEECSCYACRNYDRAYIRHLLRANEVLGARLASIHNLFFLIELTRNARQSILDNNFSAFKDNFLARYCSSKK, encoded by the coding sequence GTGAAACGTTTTCCGTTTTTTGTTGAGAACAGCGACTCTTATGCTCGAGCATGTACATTGACTTTGCCTCATGGCATGGTTCAAACTCCTATTTTTATGCCGGTAGGAACACAAGGTTCAGTGAAGACTTTGTCCCGCGAGGAGCTCGAAGATATGGGGGCATCTATTGTTTTGGCCAATTCTTATCACCTTTTTTTAAGACCGGGTGTTGAATTTTTTTCCGAATATGGTGGGCTGCATAAATTTTCCGGGTGGAATCACAATTTTCTGACTGATTCAGGGGGATTTCAAATTTTTTCCCTGCCAGGAATGCGCAGAATTTCCGATGATGGGGTTTGTTTTCAAAGCCATCTCGACGGCAGGCAGCATTTTCTTACTCCTGAAATCATGGTGCAAATCCAGCAGGCTATTGGAGCGGATATTATGATGGTGCTGGACGAATGTGTTCCAGGAAATGCTAGCTACAACAGCACATTAAGTGCTTTGAAACGAACTACAGCTTGGGCTGAGCGTGCTAAAATAGAGTTTTTAAAGCTGAATATCGACAACCAATTTGCGTTTGGAATTGTCCAAGGAGGTGTTTTTGAAGACCTCCGCAAAGAAAGCGCCAAACAGCTCCGTGATTTGGATTTTCCTGGCTATTCGATTGGCGGACTGTCTGTGGGTGAATCAAAAGAAGAAATGTACTGCATGCTGGATGTCCTGACCGATGAAATGCCTGTAGATAAACCCCGATATTTAATGGGTGTGGGTGTTCCGGAAGATATTTTAGAAGGTATCGCACGTGGTGTTGATATGTTTGACTGCGTGTTTCCAACCAGAGTAGCACGTCATGGTACTGCTTTCACACGAGATGGGAGGATTAATCTCCGTACGCAGATTTTTACATATGATACACGTCCTATCGATGAAGAATGTTCCTGCTATGCCTGCAGAAATTACGACAGAGCGTATATAAGACATCTATTGCGTGCTAATGAAGTCTTGGGTGCTCGGTTGGCATCTATACATAACTTGTTTTTTTTAATAGAGTTAACCAGGAATGCACGCCAATCGATTCTAGACAATAATTTTTCAGCATTCAAAGATAATTTTCTTGCACGCTATTGTTCAAGCAAAAAGTAA